The following nucleotide sequence is from Thermococcus sp..
CCCTTGGAGCTGACTTCGGCGTTGCCCAGGACGGCGACGCCGACAGGGCGGTGTTCATAGACGAGAACGGCAGGTTCATCCAAGGCGACAAGACCTTCGCGCTCGTCGCCGATGCCGTTCTGAGGGAGAACGGCGGTGGGCTTCTCGTTACCACTATAGCCACGTCCAACCTTCTCAATGATATAGCGAAGAGGAACAACGCGGAAGTCATGAGAACCAAAGTCGGCGACCTCATCGTGGCGAGGGCTCTCCTCGAGCAGGACGGAACGATAGGGGGGGAGGAGAACGGCGGCGTTATCTTCCCGGACTTCGTCCTCGGAAGGGACGGGGCTATGACGACGGCAAAGATAGTCGAAATCTTCGCGAAATCTGGCAAGAGGTTCAGCGAGCTGATTGATGAGCTCCCGAGATATTATCAGTTCAAGACGAAGAGAAAGGTGAACGGAGACAGGAAGGCGACAGTCGCAAAGGTTGCCGAGCTTGCCAAAGCGAAAGGCTACAGTGTTGACACCACTGATGGAACCAAGGTACTATTTCCGGATGGCTGGGTCCTTGTCAGGGCCAGTGGAACGGAGCCAATAATAAGGATATTCAGCGAGGCGAAGGAAGAAGGGAACGCACGGAGGTACCTGGAACTCGGACTCAAGCTTTTGATGGAAGGTGAAGCAGCAGGGTAAATATTTCCCGTTTGTTACCCTTTGTAATTGACTTTTTCTCTTCTGGAAGTCTCACCGCTCACAGCTGGGATGCAATCAGTGATAGAATGATGATAAAAAGGAAACTTGGTGTTGTGTTCGGGATTTTTATTGGACTTTTAATGGTAGGAGCGGTGGTAAGTGCAGCGCCCTACTACAAGAAGATATCTCAGTGCACTTGGTATGGGGAGGATTATGAGACCAAGTCGTTATCCCTCATGGGAGGGAGGGTGGGCGTACGCAGCGGCGTACTTGCATGTATGCACCCCCTGTTACTGGTATGATGGAACCAACAGGGGTGTGTTTTTGGGAATGCAGACTTGCTTGAGGTGATTCCTGAAAACACCTTGTGTTCCGTGGAAACCGTCACATATTTTGACGTGATGGGGGCCCTTATGAAGGCTTATGCCTCTGTCGGAGTCCCTCCAGGAAGTGTCTGAACGCGGTGGTGCCGTATGGGACGACGTCTGCTTTGGGTGTTTTTGTTTGCTTTCTTCCTTTTCTCTGGTTACGCCTCCGCATCCCCCTTTTGGTTTAAACCCGGCTCGGAAGTTCAGTACTATGCAAACGCCGCCACGTCACGGGCCATAAATGCATGGGGGGTTGTGTACTACCACTGGAGTAACTGCACCGCCAACGTGGGTTTTCAGAGAATCAAGCTGTCCTTTGATGTTATAAACGTCTCCGGAGAATGGGCCCTTGTAAGGATTCGTGTAGATCTTTACGGTGGTACCTCACTTAGATGGCCTTATTCTGACGTTTATGCATATTATCCCTCATTCTGTGTGCCCCCTTTTCCAAATCCGCTGAATGTGACGCCCTATCATGCTGGGGATGTTCCCCTAAAATGGGCTGACTACGGCACGGAAGTGAATCTTACCGGTTACTACAGGATAAACCTCCCCTCGGGCTGGTTTACTCTACGACTGGGGAGTCCTTCGGTCACACAGCCCTCTCTGGTCTTTATCCGGTAAACGGTTCCTACGTACTCCTGAATAGGAGGAGGATGATTCTGAGTGCCAAGGTTCTCAACTCCACAACCTACGTAACATATTACGGGAATTTCACCGGACCCAACGTTCTGGTGATGGGTGAACCGATAAACCTTACGGATCCCAGCGGGAGTAATGCGTTTTTAAGGACATTGCTTGTCTATAACCCATCTTCCGACGTCTCCATAGGTCTGCTTGGAATAATCCCCGACCTTGAGGCCTCGTTAGGTATATATGCCCTCGTTGTTTCGGATGATACCGGTAAGGGGTTTCAACCTGAGGTTATTGGTGGAGAGGTTAGGAGAGCAGTGGCACCAAGGGTGGTTCTCTATGAGTTGAGATACCCACGTAGTCCCCCTGACCTTAACCACCCATTACTGGCTTCATATAAACATCCAATCTCCAGTACATGGGTTCTGGCTGTTATCTGCCTGGTTGTGCTTGTTGTAGTGTTACTGTGGAGGTGGTTATGGAGTGAACTTTAAGAGTATCTTCCTCTGGGAATTTGGGGACATGCTCCGTCTAATGATCTTTCTTCTGGTGGTATTCTCACTGACGTATCTTCTGGGATGAGCTATCTCAGGCTCCAATGGGAGGTGGGAAGTTCCAACGCTTTACGTCCCCCTATTTATGGGAGGGGGAACCCTCTGGGTAGCATGACTGCTGAACATCTGTTTACCTACCCCTCGATGGCGATGGGGTTTTGGGTACTACTTGCCTTGGGGATCGCGATCTTTTCCATAATCGGTTTTAGATACGATCGTGAGAAGGGTTATGCACTTTCTGTTTATTCGCTCCCTTATTCAAAGCTGGAGATATTCTTGGGAAAGCTGCTCTCGATATTCCTCCTCTCGGTGATGGCTTTATACATTCCGATTTTGGTTATTGATATATTCCCAAACGTGGATACCCTTCACTTCATCGAGGCTATAATACTTACAAGATTTTACTTCAACGCGCTTATTTTTGCACTGTATTTCGTGCTCTTTTCCATAGCAATCTCTACACTCTCTTCAGTGGTTCTGCAGGACATGTTCCTCGCGTTTATTGCATCGTTTTTTCTGCTTGTACTGCCGTTCTTTGCCGGCTTAGACTGGCCTCCTTTCTTTTTTATATTCATGATCCCTAAGTCTCTGGCTGGGATTTCGCCCTTTGAGGCGTTCTTCCTGTTCTGGGGTTTGGTTGCCCCCATTGTGCTTGTGTTACTCTCAGGTCTAATCTTCCTCAGGAGGGATGTCTTGTGAGGATGAGAATTGGTTTTATGCTATCTCTTGCGGTTCTGCTCTCATTGACTGGACTGTGGGGTACCTTCTTAACGGCTGGATCCACAACGGGGTACGTGGGTCCGGTTGTGCCCGCGACCTCCAGAGGGGATACCACATACCTGTCGTGCCATGCCCCTGGATAGATGGAAGTAAACGTATCGCTTAACGGCAACGGGAGATTCTTTGTGGTTGACCAGTTTTCCAACACAACAGTTTTCAGTGCACCCATTGGAGGGCATTTCAACGGGATTGTGGTGCTACCCAAGGAGGGGAGCTATGCAATCTACACATCTACCTCGTCCCTTACCTTCTCTGGACACTACAGGGGGATGTATCCAACCTTCAGGGTTCAGAGAGTTCTGTACCTCACCATAGCCACGCTCTCAATCCTTTTTGCAGTTTGGAGGTGGTGGCGTTGATTGAAGCTAAAAATCTCACTAAGAGATTTGGACGGACAGTGGCCCTGAACGGGATCACCGTTAAGATGTCCTATGGCATCAGCCTAATCCTCGGTCCTAACGGCGGGGGTAAGAGCACCTTCCTAAAGCTCGTTGCTGGTGTTTACAGACCAACCTCCGGAAAGGTCACTCTCTTTGGGGAGAACCCCTGGAGGAGTTCAGGGGTTAAGTATAGAATAGGAGTTGCCTACGATCCTGTCTCTTTTCCCCTTCAATTACCGGGAGGGAGTGGCTGGAGTCCATTGCTAGGTCCAAAGGTTACGGTGATGGGAGGTCGAGCGGATTGAAAAACTCTTTCACCTTGATTTCCTGGATAACCGAACCAGTAGTTACTCGGCCGGGATGATGAAAAAACTCGCCGTAGCGCAGGCTTTCATCGGCGAACCCGAGCTGATCATGATCGACGAGCCGTTCACCAGCGTGGATTTTAATACAATGGTAGAGTTTCTGAAACTGTTCAAGAGGCTCAGAGATGGAACAATTTTCTCCTGATAAGCCATATATGGGAGCCCCTAAGGTCCATTGTGGATAACGTCTATGTCATCTCCAACGGTAGCCTGATACTTCATGGAGAGGCAGCGGAGCACTGGGAAGAGATAGAAAAATTATTCAGACCTCTTTAGAATGAGCCTTTTCAGTATCTCCGCCGCCTCCTCGACGCTCATGGGGACCTCTTCATGTATGCCAAGGGTGTGGAAGAGCTTGACGATTTCGGGGGCATCTAAATTGGCCCTCTCTATCAGTTCCGGTCTGAGAAAGAGCTCACGGGGGCTCCCCTCGAAGATCACGGATCCGTCCAGCACGTAAACTCTGTCTGCGAGCCGGATCACCCTGAGGTCGTGGGTCACAACGATTACCGTTCTGCCCTCCTCTTTCCATCGGCGTATCATATCAAGGACGAAGTTCCTGTTTTTCAGGTCGAGGTCTCTGGTTGGTTCATCAAGCAGGAGAACCTCCGGTTCCGTGCTCAGCACCGCGGCTATCGAGGCCTTTTTCTTTTCCCCACCGCTGAGGTTGTATGGATGTCTATCGGCCAGCCTTTCAATCCCGAGTAACCTCAGAGCCTCAAAAGCTTTTTTAGTTCCCCCTTTCCCCCATATATGGAGCGGGCCGAATGCCACGTCATCCAGCACGGTCGCGCTGAAGAGCATAACATCAGGGTTCTGAAACAGAAAACCCACCTTTCTTCTGAAATTCCTGTCTGTCATCGTTTCCTCCGTCACTGGCTTCCCCTCAAAGAGAACCTCCCCCTCCGTCGGTAGCAGGATGGCATCCATTATCTTGAGGAGTGTTGTCTTCCCGGCCCCGTTCGGTCCGATTACCGCGAGGGTCTCTCCCTTCCTGACCTCGATGTTCACGCCCCTTAGGGCCCACTCACCGGTTGGGTACCTGTAACCAACGTTTCTAAGCTCGTAAATCTTCACCTGAACACCTCCGTTGTCACGACCGCGAGTGCCAGGAGAATCAACGTAAACACTGCTAGGGCGTAGTCTGTTTTTCCTATCTTTAATTCCTCTGAACGCAGAGTATCGTTGGAGTAGCCTCTGGCCAGCATTGCGTAGTACACCTCCTCACCAAGGGAATTGGCTTTTATGAAAGTTGCCCCCATGTGCTTTCCTGCCTCTTTCCAGCTCTCCACGAGGCCCAGATTACCGGCCAGCCTTGAGCGTCTTGCATGCATTGAGTCCAGTAGGAGCTTCGCGAGGAGGAAGATGTATCTGTACGCGAGGGTAGTTATGGTTATAACCGCTCCAGGAACCCTGAGGCTGGTTAGGGCGGATACGAAGTCCTTCCACCGAGTTGTCATTGTGAAGAGAATGGTGTATGAAACGGCCGTTGCGACCCTTAACGTGAAGAGGGCCGCCCACGTCAGCCCCTCCCAGCTTGCACTCCATTCCGTGAAGGGAAAGGTGAAAACGGGCCTTCCGGGGGTCATGAAGATAGATGGTACCGCTATCAGTCCGGTGAAGACAGGGATGAAGAACCATACCCTCTTTATAAAATACGAAATGCGAATGTGGGAGAGGAGTGCAAAGATCAGCGGAACGGTGTAAAAAAATAGAATAACGTAGATGTTCCGCAGGGAGACGACCACTGTTACGAGGATGAGGAGGGAGAGTAGCTTAACCCTTGGATCCGCCTGCTGGAGCAGGCCACTCTTCCTTGCGTACCTCTCGGAGAACACCGCCTCTGTGGTAAATTCAAGCACTTCCCTTGCCGTGCTCTCCAGGAGTCCCTCCATCTCGTTCACCCGCGGGTTCAGCCTTTGACCCCTCCACCCGTCAGCTTCACCACCACGTAGTAGAATCCAATGACCAGGGCAACGCCGACTATAGCGGAGAGGATGTATCCAGCCGATGCGTGGAGCTTGTCCTCCCACCCTGGAACGTTGTAGTCTGGGAGAACGGCATGATTCCACACGTTGGACAGTTTTTCCATGCCCGGAAGCTTCTGACCAACCATGTGTTCAATCGTGCTGACATCCCACTCCCCCCAAGCATCCCCATAGTTCCACACGAGCAGTATTCCCAGCGGTGAAAGCACTACCATAACGGCGACCGCGGTTAGGAGGGCTTTTGTAAGGCGGTCCATCGTTTCACCCCCTCGTCCGAAGTATCTTTCTCATCTCAAAGAGATCCGGCCGGCTCTTCCTTACGTACCACACAACCGCTCCAGTCACCACTGCGGCGGCAGGTCCCGCCGTCAGCAGGTGTGCAACGGCCATCGCCGGAACCGAGACACTCAGGGTATACGGGCAGTAACCGGGCTGTACGTATGGTTGTATCCCAAGTTCCGTCCCGGCCACCGTCGCCGCTGTGACTATACCGACGTAAGCACCGATACCAGCTGAGATGGCCTCGTCCAGCCCGACCCTCTTTGAGAGGAACCGATAAGTGTAGTACCCCACGAATGGGAGGACGACACCCATGTTAAAGACGTTGGTGGCGTAACTCGTTATTCCCCCATCACCGAAGAAGAGGGCCTGTATTAGGAGAACTATCGTGAGCGAGACCGTTGCTGCCCATGGATCGATCAGTATTGCTATTATGGTTCCCCCCACTATATGGGCCGTTGTCCCCCCCCCGGAACCGGCAGGTTGTACATCATCACCAGGAACGCAAAGGCCGTAAGCACTCCGAGGAGCGGAACCTGCTGGGGTTTCAATTCCTTCAACCATCTGAACGCTTTGTACCAGATGGGCACCATAACAATGTAAAACAGCGCGCACGTGTAGGGACCCAAGTATCCATCCGGGATGTGCATGGTTCACCCTCCATCCTGTTGGTGTTATCCTTTTAGAGAATAGTAACACTATATAAAAACGTTTTGGAAATCTGGTGTTATCAACTAAAGGTTTGAAAGCGGAGGATGTAAAAAAGAGGATGGTTACAGGTAGTTTCTGTCCTCTTCCTCCTGGGTTCCGGGCATCCCCTGTTCGAGCATCGCCTTCTGCATCTCCTGGACCTTCTGGAGTATCTCTTCCGTTTCCTTGGCGCGCTCATCGAGGGCGCTCATGTCAATCTCCAGACCAAGTATTCTGGTCACGGCGCTTAGCACCGCCTTTGCCGCCTTGGGGTCAACGATGTAGCCAAGGCTCTCCCCTAACAGGCTGATCCCGTACATCGAGCGGAGTTTTCCGATTCCAAGGAGGAGTCCTGCGGCCCCCACTATGGCGCCTCCCTCGTCCTCCCTCCACAGGATTTCAGTGGAACAACCCTCAAGCTTCTTCTTGTAGTGTTCGAGAAGTCTCTCGTGGGTTACTGCGGCCAGAACCCTTGGCTCCCCCTGAAGCTCGGGTACTTGGAATCCCCCCATGGTGATTATTTCTTTTGCTCCAAACTCGCTTGCAAAGTCGAGCATTTTGCCGACGACTTCGTAATGACCAGGACTGTCCGTTGGGGCCACCTGCTGGTCGCCGGTGATTATTATGAGGTCCCTACCCTTCTCGTCTGGATTTTTCCAGTAATAAAACTCGTTCTTCATCAGCTCTACTACAGCGTTTTTCCGTATAATGACCTGATGCATGAAGTGAGGGGAGTACAGGTCGGCGAATTTCACCGCATTTAACTCCTGGATCATATGATCCGCCGCGAGCTTCCCCACGAGCCCTATGCCCGGCAGTCCCTCCACAAAAATTGGATCCTTGAGCTCTGGTCTTTCGTACATATGAATGGTGGTCTCCCTCATTTTTTCACCCCTTCTGGAGTCCCAGCTCCTCACGCTTCAGCCTGCGCCGGTACTCCCCGTACGGATCCTCGGGTGAGAACCTTGATGGATGCGCTACCTTGGTCTTTGTCCCGCATACGGGGCAGACCTCCCTCAGTGTGTACCTCCCACAGCTGGGACATTTTTTTATACGAAACCTCATGCCTATCCCTTCAGGCGCTTCTCTTTTTAACCTTCTTAATGCGTTTTTCCTTCCTGATAAGGGTGGCCTCGCCGCCCGCCTCCTTGATGACACGCAGTATCTCCTCGGCTATACTTTCGAGTACCTCCTCGGCCCTGTAGTAGTCCGGGGCGGTTATATCGATCCTGTACCTCGGTGCGCCCTGGTAGGAGAACTTAACGTCTATCTCCTTTTCCTCGTTCGCCCGGTCTCTGGCCCGTACAAGGGCCTCTTTTATTATTTCAATTCCGTTGGGTTTTGCGACGGTTATCTCGAATTCCGCGTCTATCGTGACCGTTGGGATCTCAACATAGGCCTCTATGATGGGTTTGAGCGCCTCGATCCACTCATCGCTTACGATCCCCTTTAGGACGTCCGTTCCATTTTGGGCGGCGTCCTCAAAGGCGGTGTAGACCTCTCCATACTCCTCTTCCAAAGGTACCCATACCTCTCTCCAGGTCCCGTCAAAGCTTTTTCCTGTTTTATCTGCGGCCATTTTGAGCAGGTTCTCGGCCTTCTGGGCGCGCTTGTATTCTTG
It contains:
- the cbiQ gene encoding cobalt ECF transporter T component CbiQ; its protein translation is MEGLLESTAREVLEFTTEAVFSERYARKSGLLQQADPRVKLLSLLILVTVVVSLRNIYVILFFYTVPLIFALLSHIRISYFIKRVWFFIPVFTGLIAVPSIFMTPGRPVFTFPFTEWSASWEGLTWAALFTLRVATAVSYTILFTMTTRWKDFVSALTSLRVPGAVITITTLAYRYIFLLAKLLLDSMHARRSRLAGNLGLVESWKEAGKHMGATFIKANSLGEEVYYAMLARGYSNDTLRSEELKIGKTDYALAVFTLILLALAVVTTEVFR
- a CDS encoding proteasome assembly chaperone family protein, with the protein product MRETTIHMYERPELKDPIFVEGLPGIGLVGKLAADHMIQELNAVKFADLYSPHFMHQVIIRKNAVVELMKNEFYYWKNPDEKGRDLIIITGDQQVAPTDSPGHYEVVGKMLDFASEFGAKEIITMGGFQVPELQGEPRVLAAVTHERLLEHYKKKLEGCSTEILWREDEGGAIVGAAGLLLGIGKLRSMYGISLLGESLGYIVDPKAAKAVLSAVTRILGLEIDMSALDERAKETEEILQKVQEMQKAMLEQGMPGTQEEEDRNYL
- a CDS encoding RNA-protein complex protein Nop10 → MRFRIKKCPSCGRYTLREVCPVCGTKTKVAHPSRFSPEDPYGEYRRRLKREELGLQKG
- a CDS encoding energy-coupling factor ABC transporter permease, which produces MHIPDGYLGPYTCALFYIVMVPIWYKAFRWLKELKPQQVPLLGVLTAFAFLVMMYNLPVPGGGQRPI
- a CDS encoding PDGLE domain-containing protein — translated: MDRLTKALLTAVAVMVVLSPLGILLVWNYGDAWGEWDVSTIEHMVGQKLPGMEKLSNVWNHAVLPDYNVPGWEDKLHASAGYILSAIVGVALVIGFYYVVVKLTGGGVKG
- a CDS encoding translation initiation factor IF-2 subunit alpha, which produces MPRKAKDYPEEGEFVIATVKSIHPYGAFLRLDEYPGREGFMHISEVASSWVKNIRDYVKEGQKVVVKVIRIDREKGHVDLSLKRVNQQQRKAKLQEYKRAQKAENLLKMAADKTGKSFDGTWREVWVPLEEEYGEVYTAFEDAAQNGTDVLKGIVSDEWIEALKPIIEAYVEIPTVTIDAEFEITVAKPNGIEIIKEALVRARDRANEEKEIDVKFSYQGAPRYRIDITAPDYYRAEEVLESIAEEILRVIKEAGGEATLIRKEKRIKKVKKRSA
- a CDS encoding energy-coupling factor ABC transporter ATP-binding protein, whose product is MKIYELRNVGYRYPTGEWALRGVNIEVRKGETLAVIGPNGAGKTTLLKIMDAILLPTEGEVLFEGKPVTEETMTDRNFRRKVGFLFQNPDVMLFSATVLDDVAFGPLHIWGKGGTKKAFEALRLLGIERLADRHPYNLSGGEKKKASIAAVLSTEPEVLLLDEPTRDLDLKNRNFVLDMIRRWKEEGRTVIVVTHDLRVIRLADRVYVLDGSVIFEGSPRELFLRPELIERANLDAPEIVKLFHTLGIHEEVPMSVEEAAEILKRLILKRSE
- a CDS encoding ATP-binding cassette domain-containing protein, with the translated sequence MALIEAKNLTKRFGRTVALNGITVKMSYGISLILGPNGGGKSTFLKLVAGVYRPTSGKVTLFGENPWRSSGVKYRIGVAYDPVSFPLQLPGGSGWSPLLGPKVTVMGGRAD
- a CDS encoding ABC transporter permease produces the protein MSYLRLQWEVGSSNALRPPIYGRGNPLGSMTAEHLFTYPSMAMGFWVLLALGIAIFSIIGFRYDREKGYALSVYSLPYSKLEIFLGKLLSIFLLSVMALYIPILVIDIFPNVDTLHFIEAIILTRFYFNALIFALYFVLFSIAISTLSSVVLQDMFLAFIASFFLLVLPFFAGLDWPPFFFIFMIPKSLAGISPFEAFFLFWGLVAPIVLVLLSGLIFLRRDVL
- a CDS encoding energy-coupling factor ABC transporter permease produces the protein MGGTIIAILIDPWAATVSLTIVLLIQALFFGDGGITSYATNVFNMGVVLPFVGYYTYRFLSKRVGLDEAISAGIGAYVGIVTAATVAGTELGIQPYVQPGYCPYTLSVSVPAMAVAHLLTAGPAAAVVTGAVVWYVRKSRPDLFEMRKILRTRG